AGCACGGCCAGGTCGAAGTTGCCGGCGAGCGCGCGGCTCACGAGCTGGTCGAGATAGGGGTCGTGGAATTCGTGCCACCAGTCCGGGACGATCAACTCCGTCTTGGACAACGGCAGGCTGGCCGAGTTCGCCCACGCGGTCTTGGCCGGCACGGACGGCTGCGCGTACGGGCGCATGCCGACGTCGGCGCAGGCGGCGAGCAGCAGGGCGGCCGCTGTCGCTATGACCAGGCACAGAAGACGGGAGAACATCATGGCGACATCCATGCACGCGCGTCGACGAACACCTGGAACAGCCGCGCATCGATATGCCCGGCGTCGCACTCTTCGTGCATCAGGTCCAGCGCCAGGTCGACCGGCACGGCCTTCTTGTACGGGCGGTCGCCGGCCGTGAGGGCGTCATAGATGTCGCAGATGGTCAGGATGCGCGTCTGGATGCTGATCTGCGGTCCGCGCAGGCCCGACGGATAGCCCGACCCGTCCAGCTTTTCGTGGTGGCCGTGCGCGATCGCGGGCACGCCGGCCAAATCTCTCGTCCACGGGATCAGGACGAGGAACGAGTACGAATCCACCACGTGCTCCTCGATCTGGCGCCGCTCGTCCGCCGTCAGGCAGCCTTTGGGGATGCTCAGCGCGGCGACCTCGTGCTCTTCGAGCAGGCTCAGGGGCTGGCCATCCGGGTCGTGGCAGCCGTAGTGGACGATGTCGCGCAGGTCGGGCAGGGCACTGCCGCGCGAGATCGCGGGCTCGTTGGCGCTGCGGATCGTGGCGAGGAAGCCGTCGAGCCGGGCCGCTTCCTCCGCCAGGCGCGCGTCGGCTTGTTCCTTCTCGGTCCGGAACGTCGCCGCGCTCCAGCCCTCGTCGAGGTGGCGCTGCGCCAGTGTGTGGTAGGCCTGGCGCTCCAGGCAGGCGCGCGCGTACAGAAAACGCTGTTCCAGCAGGCGCATGTCGGCGTGGTGCAGCTTTTTTTCCTTGCGCAGCACGTGCTCGCGCACGCCGACCTTGCCGAAATCGTGCAGCAGCGCGGCATAACGAATCTCGCGCAATTGCTCGCGCGTAAAAGCGATGCGGCGCAGTTGCGGGTCCGCCGCGCGGTCGAGCGCCGTGGCGAGGCGTTCGGCATAGCTCGCCACACGGAACGAGTGCCCGGCCGTGACCGGGTCGCGCTCCTCGATCGCCTGCACGGAGGCGCGTACGAAACCGTCGAGCAGGCGTTCGATGTCGGAATACAGCTGGAAATTCTTGAGCGCGACGGCCGTTTCCGCGCACACGCCCGTGAGCAGTTCGAGGTCGGCGTCGTGGAAGGCGCGCGGGTCGGACGAGCTGTCGACCTGGATCAGCCCCAGCACTTCATCGCCCACGATCAGCGGCGCGCACATGACGCTGCGGATGGCCTGGGCGACGATCGAATCCTGCGCGGCGAAGTGGCGGTCGGCCAGCGTATCGACGGACAGGATGGCGCGCTTGTTGCCCAATACCTCGTCGACGA
This genomic stretch from Massilia putida harbors:
- a CDS encoding HD domain-containing phosphohydrolase, yielding MNLDEVVVGEDGMAMEPAPDVPAAPAPALAGGVSAYLELLGSREARAQLFPLHDEVVIGRDRQDALASDQFVCIPLHTISRRHARLRRRGEAWSVEDLHSSNGTFVNDERLQPGSWHALVDGDELSLASTRFVFRSMVAQSAASMPTVIRKSVDATQYAPTADPRDASRGELEKSVLKLHAMAQVSIALGAVTDRATLTEKIMNFIFDLFPLAERAFILLRQNDRDPPVPVAARRRNGMVEDPRQARLSHTIVDEVLGNKRAILSVDTLADRHFAAQDSIVAQAIRSVMCAPLIVGDEVLGLIQVDSSSDPRAFHDADLELLTGVCAETAVALKNFQLYSDIERLLDGFVRASVQAIEERDPVTAGHSFRVASYAERLATALDRAADPQLRRIAFTREQLREIRYAALLHDFGKVGVREHVLRKEKKLHHADMRLLEQRFLYARACLERQAYHTLAQRHLDEGWSAATFRTEKEQADARLAEEAARLDGFLATIRSANEPAISRGSALPDLRDIVHYGCHDPDGQPLSLLEEHEVAALSIPKGCLTADERRQIEEHVVDSYSFLVLIPWTRDLAGVPAIAHGHHEKLDGSGYPSGLRGPQISIQTRILTICDIYDALTAGDRPYKKAVPVDLALDLMHEECDAGHIDARLFQVFVDARAWMSP